A single Micromonospora luteifusca DNA region contains:
- a CDS encoding sensor histidine kinase: protein MRQLGSWLARVGVGFVRACVVTVVSLLVPAVWAAAVALGIWWGAGNPWSWVAPFVLVCVGTLALSRPVCRMVRFLVARWTTSVIPAGYRQAPPVTQLSTGYWWNGFSYERTSRDALLDQRWRVRWIDPANWRDLRFTAVAPLTAGVVASLPPVGAAAAVLGLSQPAPFARLVGAVGLVVAFTTAPYAWRFVEPVAVRFLRPTPAMALADRVDELTAQRADATVAQAAEIRRIERDLHDGAQARLVSLGLSLATAEKLMETNPAQAKALMREARAGATASLTELRDLVRGINPPVLNDRGLVDAVRALALDSPLETDVSADLRLRLDPPIESALYFGVAELLTNAVKHAQATRARISIARDTTTTTTIVVDVEDDGRGGAGERADGGLAGLRRRLTAFDGTVEITSPAGGPTRVRMMVPCESL, encoded by the coding sequence ATGAGGCAGCTGGGTTCGTGGCTGGCGCGCGTCGGCGTGGGGTTCGTACGGGCGTGCGTCGTGACGGTCGTCAGTCTTCTGGTGCCGGCCGTATGGGCCGCCGCCGTGGCGCTGGGGATCTGGTGGGGGGCGGGCAACCCGTGGTCGTGGGTCGCGCCGTTCGTGCTGGTGTGCGTGGGCACGCTCGCCCTGTCCCGCCCGGTCTGCCGGATGGTCCGCTTCCTCGTCGCCAGGTGGACGACCAGCGTCATCCCCGCCGGATACCGGCAGGCACCGCCGGTGACGCAATTGTCCACCGGTTACTGGTGGAACGGCTTCAGCTACGAGCGCACCAGCCGCGACGCCCTCCTGGATCAGAGGTGGCGGGTTCGGTGGATAGACCCCGCCAACTGGCGTGACCTGCGGTTCACGGCGGTCGCGCCACTCACCGCGGGCGTGGTCGCGTCCCTGCCACCGGTGGGGGCAGCAGCGGCGGTGCTCGGGCTCAGCCAACCGGCGCCCTTCGCGCGCCTGGTCGGGGCGGTCGGCCTGGTCGTGGCCTTCACCACCGCCCCGTACGCCTGGCGGTTCGTCGAACCGGTGGCCGTCCGCTTCCTGCGCCCGACGCCCGCGATGGCGCTGGCGGATCGGGTGGACGAGCTGACCGCCCAGCGTGCCGACGCCACGGTCGCCCAGGCCGCCGAGATCCGCCGGATCGAGCGGGACCTGCACGACGGGGCGCAGGCCCGTCTGGTCTCCCTCGGGCTCTCCCTGGCGACCGCCGAGAAGCTGATGGAAACCAACCCTGCCCAGGCCAAGGCACTGATGAGGGAGGCGCGGGCCGGTGCCACCGCGTCGCTGACCGAGCTCCGCGACCTGGTCCGGGGCATCAACCCGCCGGTGCTGAACGACCGGGGGCTCGTTGACGCGGTTCGCGCTCTCGCCCTGGACAGCCCGCTCGAAACGGATGTCAGCGCCGACCTTCGGCTGCGCCTGGACCCGCCGATCGAGTCCGCACTCTACTTCGGAGTCGCCGAACTGCTGACCAACGCGGTCAAGCACGCCCAGGCGACCCGGGCACGGATCTCCATCGCCCGGGACACCACCACCACCACCACCATCGTCGTCGACGTCGAAGACGACGGTCGCGGCGGCGCCGGTGAGCGTGCCGACGGTGGTCTTGCGGGGCTACGCCGTCGCCTCACGGCCTTCGACGGCACCGTGGAGATCACCAGCCCGGCAGGTGGCCCGACCCGCGTGAGGATGATGGTGCCATGCGAATCGTTGTAG
- the rox gene encoding rifampin monooxygenase, with protein MFDVIIAGCGPTGAMLAAELRLHDVRVLVLEKETEPTSFVRIVGLHIRSLELMAMRGLLERILERGRQRPAGGFFAAINKPVPKSLDSGHAYLLGIPQPVIVHLLEERAIELGAQVRRGCAVAGLAQDDDGVTVELADGEQLRSRYLVGCDGGRSTVRKLLGVGFPGEPTRAETLMGEMEVGVPQEEVAAKVTEIRETHHRFWLRPAGVGVYSVVVPAAGVSDRAQPPTLDDFKQQLRTVAGTDFGVHSPRWMSRFGDATRLAERYRVGRVLLAGDAAHIHPPIGGQGLNLGVQDAFNLGWKLAAQIRGWAPEPLLDTYQAERRPVAEDVLDNTRAQTELLSTGPGPEAVRRLLTELMDFDEVNRYLIEKITAIGIRYDFGAGPDLLGRRLRDIDVKQGRLYDLLHRGRGLLLDRTERLTVGGWSDRVDHLADPTAALDVPCVLLRPDGHVAWIGDDQQDLNDHLSRWFGKPAS; from the coding sequence ATGTTCGACGTCATCATCGCCGGCTGCGGGCCGACCGGCGCGATGCTGGCCGCCGAACTGCGGCTGCACGACGTGCGGGTACTCGTCCTGGAGAAGGAAACCGAGCCCACGTCGTTCGTCCGCATAGTCGGCCTGCACATTCGCAGTCTCGAGCTGATGGCAATGCGCGGGCTCCTGGAGCGCATCCTCGAACGCGGACGGCAGCGTCCGGCCGGCGGCTTCTTCGCCGCCATCAACAAACCCGTGCCCAAGAGCCTGGATTCCGGGCACGCCTATCTGCTGGGCATCCCGCAGCCGGTCATCGTTCACCTCCTCGAAGAACGTGCGATCGAACTGGGTGCGCAGGTTCGGCGCGGGTGTGCGGTGGCCGGGCTCGCGCAGGACGACGACGGTGTGACCGTCGAGCTGGCCGACGGGGAACAGCTGCGTTCGCGTTATCTCGTCGGCTGTGACGGCGGGCGCAGCACGGTGCGCAAACTGCTCGGCGTCGGCTTCCCCGGCGAGCCCACGCGGGCCGAGACGCTGATGGGCGAGATGGAAGTGGGCGTGCCCCAGGAGGAGGTCGCCGCCAAGGTGACCGAAATCCGCGAGACCCACCACCGATTCTGGCTCCGACCCGCAGGCGTTGGGGTCTACAGCGTCGTGGTCCCCGCCGCGGGAGTCAGCGACCGCGCCCAACCGCCCACCCTCGACGATTTCAAACAACAGTTGCGCACCGTCGCCGGAACCGATTTCGGCGTGCACTCCCCTCGCTGGATGTCCCGCTTCGGGGATGCCACCCGGCTGGCCGAACGGTATCGGGTCGGACGGGTGCTACTGGCCGGAGATGCGGCACACATCCATCCACCCATCGGCGGACAGGGCCTCAACCTGGGCGTTCAGGACGCGTTCAACCTCGGCTGGAAACTGGCCGCACAGATCCGCGGTTGGGCGCCGGAACCACTCCTGGACACCTACCAGGCCGAACGTCGCCCGGTCGCCGAGGACGTGCTGGACAACACCCGCGCCCAGACGGAGTTGCTGTCCACCGGGCCAGGCCCGGAGGCCGTGCGTAGGCTGCTCACCGAACTGATGGACTTCGACGAGGTGAACCGCTATCTGATCGAGAAGATCACCGCGATCGGCATCCGCTACGACTTCGGCGCGGGCCCCGACCTGCTCGGTCGCCGCCTGCGTGACATCGACGTCAAACAGGGCCGCCTCTACGATCTGCTGCATCGCGGCCGCGGCCTGCTGCTGGACCGCACCGAACGCCTGACCGTCGGCGGCTGGTCAGACCGGGTCGATCACCTCGCCGATCCCACAGCGGCACTCGATGTTCCGTGCGTCCTGCTACGCCCCGACGGCCACGTCGCCTGGATCGGCGACGATCAGCAGGACCTGAACGACCACCTCTCCCGCTGGTTCGGCAAGCCCGCCAGCTGA
- a CDS encoding SDR family NAD(P)-dependent oxidoreductase encodes MTTTNGTKTWIVTGASSGLGLALAEAALAAGEHVIGTARRADRFNGLKARYGDQLLAIEHDVRDTAGAAVVVQRALEVFGRVDVLVNNAGAGQVGAAEEITDAALRAMLEQHLFGPAAYVRAVLPHLRGRRSGAIVQMSSQGGRMSFPAVGSYSAGKFALEGWSEALAGEVAPFGICVLIVEPSRFRTAFNAADVLNTAQQSSIYDEATSAVRANMAEADGIQEGDPARAARVIRDMLDTPDAPLRLPLGAEAVRNLTRVYRGALDDVEKWASVSESADFPGMPPAVRAF; translated from the coding sequence ATGACCACGACGAACGGGACGAAGACATGGATCGTCACGGGCGCGAGTTCGGGCCTCGGCCTGGCGCTCGCCGAGGCGGCACTCGCGGCCGGCGAGCATGTGATCGGGACGGCGCGACGGGCCGACCGGTTCAACGGGCTCAAGGCACGGTACGGGGATCAGCTCCTCGCCATCGAGCACGATGTGCGCGACACGGCGGGAGCGGCCGTGGTCGTGCAGCGGGCGCTGGAGGTCTTCGGGCGCGTCGACGTGCTCGTCAACAATGCCGGCGCCGGACAGGTCGGCGCCGCCGAAGAGATCACCGATGCCGCGCTACGGGCCATGCTCGAGCAGCACCTGTTCGGCCCGGCCGCCTATGTGCGTGCCGTGCTGCCCCACCTGCGGGGGCGTCGCTCGGGTGCGATCGTGCAGATGAGCAGTCAGGGCGGGCGGATGTCGTTTCCCGCCGTCGGCAGCTACTCAGCCGGCAAGTTCGCGCTTGAGGGCTGGTCGGAGGCACTCGCGGGCGAGGTCGCACCGTTCGGCATCTGCGTCCTCATCGTCGAGCCCAGTCGCTTCCGCACCGCGTTCAACGCCGCCGACGTGCTCAACACAGCGCAGCAGAGTTCGATCTACGACGAGGCCACCAGTGCCGTGCGCGCGAACATGGCCGAGGCCGACGGCATCCAGGAGGGCGACCCGGCACGCGCCGCCCGGGTGATCCGCGACATGCTCGACACCCCCGACGCGCCGCTGCGGCTCCCGCTCGGTGCCGAGGCCGTTCGCAATCTCACCCGCGTCTACCGTGGTGCGCTCGACGACGTCGAGAAATGGGCGTCTGTGAGCGAGTCGGCAGACTTCCCAGGCATGCCGCCCGCCGTGCGCGCGTTCTGA
- a CDS encoding MerR family transcriptional regulator: MATEALIERILAASDGPSSSAIDALHELLDDATIDASATPKSVAEAARLVGLSTHTLRYYEQEGLVRPARNASGYREYSAFDLRRLVFLTRMRLSGMTMTDLKRYILLVEQGPNTIPERRRIMLDQQDRITRQIRELGLALETTEYKIRVYDGHPEG; this comes from the coding sequence ATGGCCACTGAAGCGCTGATCGAACGCATCCTCGCGGCCAGCGACGGGCCATCCTCGTCGGCGATCGATGCGCTGCACGAGCTGCTCGACGACGCCACGATCGACGCCTCGGCAACGCCCAAGAGTGTTGCCGAGGCAGCCCGGCTTGTCGGCCTGTCGACGCACACCCTCCGGTACTACGAGCAGGAGGGACTCGTTCGGCCCGCTCGCAACGCCTCCGGGTACCGCGAGTACTCCGCGTTCGACCTGCGCCGCCTCGTCTTCCTCACCCGGATGCGCCTGTCCGGCATGACCATGACCGACCTCAAGCGCTACATCCTGCTCGTCGAGCAGGGCCCGAACACCATCCCGGAACGCCGCCGCATCATGCTCGACCAGCAAGACCGAATCACGCGGCAGATACGTGAGCTCGGCCTGGCGTTGGAGACCACCGAGTACAAAATCCGCGTCTACGACGGACACCCGGAAGGCTGA
- a CDS encoding phosphotransferase, translating into MSDHSADAVSEQEEVLDGGNMGGATRVGATVRRGGGAWSPTVQRLLGHLRERGLTWSPQPLGTDEHGRDTVSYLPGVVPQYPLPDWIWSQSVLTDAGVHLAQLHEASASFDTTDAVWQFPARQPAEVICHNDFAPYNMVFTDRRLTGVIDWDTASPGPRSWDLAYLAYRLVPLADPDNRDAVNGDLDERARRLRMLCDAYGSGLEPAHILQVAIHRLHDLAAFTKARADQGQENIRSHVGLYQRDAAWITAHAEHLSRDVQG; encoded by the coding sequence ATGAGCGACCACAGCGCGGACGCGGTTAGCGAGCAGGAGGAAGTGCTGGACGGGGGCAACATGGGGGGTGCGACGCGCGTCGGCGCCACTGTCCGGCGAGGTGGCGGTGCCTGGAGCCCGACGGTTCAGCGCCTGCTGGGACACCTTCGCGAGCGTGGCCTCACCTGGTCGCCGCAGCCGTTGGGAACCGATGAACACGGACGCGACACCGTCTCCTACCTGCCGGGTGTCGTGCCTCAGTACCCGCTACCAGACTGGATCTGGAGCCAGAGCGTTCTCACCGATGCCGGTGTCCACCTCGCGCAACTTCACGAGGCCAGCGCGAGCTTCGACACCACCGACGCTGTTTGGCAGTTTCCGGCGCGGCAGCCGGCTGAGGTCATCTGCCACAACGACTTCGCGCCGTACAACATGGTGTTCACCGACCGACGGCTCACGGGGGTCATCGACTGGGACACCGCGTCGCCCGGTCCCCGGTCATGGGACCTGGCCTATCTTGCCTATCGGCTGGTGCCGCTGGCGGATCCAGACAACCGTGACGCTGTCAACGGTGACCTGGACGAGCGGGCACGTCGCCTGCGCATGCTCTGCGATGCCTATGGCTCGGGGCTGGAACCGGCTCACATCCTCCAGGTCGCAATCCATCGACTACACGACCTCGCCGCCTTCACCAAAGCCCGGGCTGATCAAGGACAAGAGAACATTCGCAGTCACGTCGGGCTTTACCAACGCGACGCGGCGTGGATCACCGCGCACGCCGAGCACCTGAGCCGGGATGTCCAGGGCTAG
- a CDS encoding carbon-nitrogen hydrolase family protein translates to MEEALRIAVAQPAVVAYDVAANVATHAKIVRTAGARLVVFPELSLTGYNLDAPALTCDDPRLVQIVAACADADAVALVGAPLADADGHAYIATLLVDGESVTVAYRKIHLHPPEDERFTPGDKHVVLDLDGRRLGLAICRDASLAEHAAATVTAGADVYVASTLNSPTDPRDARMHARATTHRMHVVLSCGAGPDGPLLTAGGSGFWAPDGTVIAQAGATPGEVVVTDLP, encoded by the coding sequence GTGGAGGAAGCCTTGCGCATCGCCGTCGCTCAGCCTGCGGTCGTGGCGTACGACGTCGCCGCGAACGTGGCCACTCATGCGAAGATCGTGCGTACGGCAGGGGCGAGGCTGGTGGTGTTCCCGGAGTTGTCGCTGACGGGGTACAACCTCGACGCGCCAGCGTTGACTTGCGACGATCCGCGGCTGGTACAGATCGTGGCGGCGTGCGCTGATGCCGACGCGGTCGCGTTGGTCGGCGCGCCGCTCGCTGATGCTGATGGCCACGCCTACATCGCGACGTTGCTGGTCGACGGCGAGAGCGTGACGGTTGCCTATCGGAAGATCCATCTGCACCCCCCGGAGGACGAGCGGTTTACTCCGGGCGACAAGCACGTCGTGCTCGACCTCGACGGGCGACGGCTCGGGCTGGCGATCTGCCGGGACGCCTCGCTTGCCGAGCATGCGGCCGCGACGGTCACGGCAGGCGCCGATGTATACGTTGCGAGCACCCTCAACTCGCCTACGGACCCGCGCGATGCGCGGATGCACGCGCGTGCGACTACGCACCGGATGCATGTGGTGCTGTCCTGCGGCGCGGGGCCGGACGGGCCGCTGTTGACTGCGGGTGGCTCCGGGTTTTGGGCGCCGGACGGTACAGTCATCGCACAGGCCGGCGCCACGCCGGGTGAGGTGGTCGTGACCGACTTGCCCTGA
- a CDS encoding NUDIX domain-containing protein, whose translation MTEQNAKDRAPAVSCVFVCHDGAGRVLLARRSSGARDEPGTWDTGAGALEFGETFEAAVSREVREEYSTQPLDITILGVRNVLRDDPPSHWVAVTFAVRVDPTTVTIGEPHKFDELGWFTADALPEPAHSQLLPTLALLSNGWHGPSPRVMPIENHPYSAKLA comes from the coding sequence ATGACCGAACAGAACGCGAAGGATCGCGCCCCGGCGGTCTCCTGCGTATTTGTCTGCCACGACGGCGCAGGACGAGTGCTGCTCGCCCGGCGCAGCTCCGGCGCCCGCGACGAGCCAGGGACCTGGGACACCGGCGCGGGAGCACTGGAGTTCGGTGAGACCTTTGAAGCCGCCGTCAGCCGGGAGGTCCGGGAGGAGTACTCCACACAGCCGCTCGACATCACCATCCTCGGTGTACGCAATGTGCTGCGCGACGACCCACCCTCGCACTGGGTCGCCGTGACCTTCGCCGTACGAGTCGACCCGACCACGGTCACTATCGGCGAACCGCACAAGTTCGACGAACTCGGCTGGTTCACCGCCGACGCCCTACCCGAACCGGCGCACTCCCAGTTACTGCCCACGCTGGCCTTGCTTTCCAACGGGTGGCACGGGCCCAGTCCACGAGTGATGCCCATCGAAAACCACCCGTATAGCGCAAAGCTTGCCTGA
- a CDS encoding HAD family hydrolase gives MGLVLLFDADDTLWENNVRFDRVVDDFIAWLAHPTLDDASIRAVLRDVEAANTVTHGYGSRVFLRTLRDCFERLHARPVTDKERRQIDELAAALVQHRVELVPEVAETLQELGRRHELALLTKGVPEEQQGKLDASGLAGHFGSIHIVAEKDVDTYRQLTAQLGLNPETTWMIGNSPKSDIIPARQAGWNAVFIPNEHTWALEHDELDPNDKVLQLRTFNDLLEHF, from the coding sequence ATGGGTCTGGTGCTGCTGTTCGACGCCGACGACACCTTGTGGGAGAACAACGTCCGCTTCGATCGGGTAGTCGATGACTTCATCGCCTGGCTGGCTCATCCCACGCTGGATGATGCCTCGATCCGGGCGGTCCTGCGCGACGTGGAGGCGGCGAACACGGTGACGCACGGCTACGGCAGCCGGGTGTTCCTGCGTACCCTGCGGGACTGCTTCGAACGGTTGCACGCGAGGCCGGTCACGGACAAGGAGCGCCGGCAGATCGACGAGCTCGCAGCAGCGCTGGTGCAGCATCGCGTCGAGTTGGTTCCCGAAGTTGCTGAGACCTTGCAGGAACTCGGCCGCCGGCATGAGCTGGCACTGTTGACCAAGGGCGTGCCCGAGGAGCAGCAGGGCAAGCTCGACGCGTCCGGACTGGCCGGCCACTTCGGCAGCATCCACATCGTGGCCGAGAAGGATGTCGACACCTACCGCCAGTTGACTGCGCAGCTGGGGTTGAACCCCGAAACGACATGGATGATCGGTAACTCGCCGAAGTCCGACATCATCCCGGCCCGTCAGGCCGGCTGGAATGCCGTGTTCATCCCCAACGAGCACACCTGGGCACTCGAGCACGACGAACTCGACCCCAACGACAAGGTCCTGCAGCTACGTACATTCAACGACTTGCTGGAGCACTTCTGA
- a CDS encoding MDR family NADP-dependent oxidoreductase, whose protein sequence is MITREIQLTAQITGTPTLDHFTAAKTEVDGEVLVRIDQIGLAATYLELMRADCTIPVPAWQPGQRVGVAAIGTVVRSDSPELEVGDLVQSMTGWSEYSAGPAGSYVKLNRELFADPGYYLGQGPTAYYGMAKVAAVGEGDVVFVSGAAGGVGSLAGQIAKCRGAARVIGSAGSPAKVDYLVNELGYDAAFDYHDGSTADRLRELAPEGISVFFDVVGGEQYQGAMQAARPGARFALCGSLSSQLGDAAQRFPQPDRSAAEARGVELLPFSCYHTADQITAWREHFSSWLDQGRFVYPQTVIEGGIEDVPQAFLSLLQGSYRGNVSVRLS, encoded by the coding sequence TTGATCACCCGTGAGATTCAGCTGACTGCCCAGATCACCGGCACCCCCACGCTCGACCATTTCACCGCCGCCAAGACCGAGGTGGACGGCGAGGTCCTGGTACGCATCGACCAGATCGGGCTCGCCGCGACCTACCTGGAGTTGATGCGGGCCGATTGCACCATCCCGGTTCCGGCCTGGCAGCCGGGGCAGCGGGTAGGGGTGGCCGCCATCGGCACCGTCGTTCGATCCGACAGCCCCGAACTCGAGGTCGGCGACCTGGTCCAGTCGATGACCGGCTGGAGCGAGTACTCGGCCGGCCCGGCCGGCTCGTACGTCAAGCTCAATCGTGAGCTCTTCGCCGACCCCGGCTACTACCTCGGCCAGGGACCGACCGCCTACTACGGGATGGCCAAGGTAGCGGCCGTCGGCGAAGGCGACGTGGTGTTCGTCTCCGGCGCGGCGGGCGGAGTTGGCTCGCTGGCTGGACAGATCGCGAAGTGCCGTGGCGCCGCGCGGGTGATCGGCAGCGCCGGCAGCCCGGCGAAGGTCGACTACCTGGTGAACGAGCTCGGCTACGACGCCGCCTTCGACTACCACGACGGCTCGACGGCCGACCGGCTGCGGGAGCTCGCGCCCGAGGGCATCTCGGTCTTCTTCGACGTCGTGGGCGGCGAGCAGTACCAGGGCGCGATGCAGGCGGCCCGGCCCGGAGCGCGCTTCGCCCTCTGCGGCTCACTGTCCAGCCAGCTCGGTGACGCAGCGCAGCGCTTTCCGCAGCCCGATCGCTCGGCGGCCGAGGCCAGGGGCGTCGAGCTGCTGCCGTTCTCCTGCTACCACACGGCCGATCAGATCACGGCCTGGCGCGAGCACTTCAGCAGCTGGCTCGACCAGGGCCGCTTCGTCTACCCCCAGACCGTGATCGAAGGTGGGATCGAGGACGTGCCGCAGGCGTTCCTCTCCCTGCTACAGGGTTCCTACCGGGGGAATGTCTCAGTGCGGCTGTCGTGA
- a CDS encoding helix-turn-helix transcriptional regulator, whose protein sequence is MANTSSRTLRLLSLLQTHRHWSGLALADRLGVSERTLRRDVERLRELGYPVGAARGTDGGYQLAPGAVLPPLLLDDEEAVALAVGVGDAAQSGIAGMEEASLRALTKVVRVLPPRLRARVDALRAVTLSAVVSGPVVAAGLLTAVAQACRDEERLRFGYTARSSAPSERDVEPHRVVALGGRWYLVAYDLGRHDWRSFRLDRMTEPTATGTRFRPRLLPAEDAVAFVQAASGAPAPYTVEVLVHAASARVRQVVGRWGTIEAVDQDSCRLTMTSTSLDWPTQALGNVGAEFEVLGPPEFAAHVQEWGARFIRAIRAPA, encoded by the coding sequence ATGGCGAACACCAGCTCACGGACCCTCAGGCTGCTCTCGCTGCTGCAGACCCACCGGCACTGGTCGGGTCTGGCACTGGCCGACCGGCTCGGGGTTTCCGAGCGGACGCTGCGCCGCGATGTCGAGCGGCTGCGCGAGCTCGGCTACCCGGTTGGCGCGGCCCGAGGCACCGACGGCGGCTACCAGCTCGCGCCCGGCGCCGTCCTGCCGCCGCTGCTGCTGGACGACGAGGAGGCGGTGGCCCTCGCGGTGGGCGTTGGCGACGCGGCGCAGAGTGGGATCGCGGGTATGGAGGAGGCGTCACTGCGAGCACTCACCAAGGTGGTGCGGGTCCTGCCGCCCCGGCTGCGGGCCAGGGTGGACGCCCTGCGGGCGGTGACCCTCTCCGCTGTCGTGTCCGGGCCAGTCGTCGCGGCGGGGCTGCTCACCGCGGTCGCCCAGGCTTGCCGGGACGAGGAGCGGCTGCGGTTCGGCTACACGGCCAGGAGCTCCGCACCCAGCGAGCGCGACGTCGAGCCGCACCGCGTCGTCGCACTCGGCGGACGCTGGTACCTGGTGGCCTACGACCTGGGTCGGCACGACTGGCGTAGTTTCCGGCTCGACCGGATGACCGAGCCGACGGCGACCGGCACGCGTTTCCGGCCGCGCCTGCTCCCGGCCGAGGACGCCGTGGCCTTCGTTCAGGCAGCGAGCGGGGCCCCGGCTCCGTACACGGTCGAGGTCCTTGTGCACGCGGCCTCCGCGCGGGTGCGGCAGGTGGTTGGCCGCTGGGGCACGATCGAAGCGGTCGATCAGGACAGCTGCCGTCTCACCATGACCTCGACCTCTCTCGACTGGCCGACCCAGGCCCTGGGCAACGTGGGTGCCGAGTTCGAGGTGCTGGGGCCGCCGGAGTTCGCCGCGCACGTCCAGGAGTGGGGCGCCCGCTTCATCCGGGCCATCCGCGCACCCGCATGA
- a CDS encoding threonine aldolase family protein: MSHNTRQRRLAALRACDQILSGIRPATMRERLADLDAGGDLDGQPDFYGDGPVNTLEERVAELLGTEAAVFFPTGTMAQQVALRYGADRTGHPTVALHPLGHQEVNERHAYAHLSGLRSTWLTTAPRNPTAEEITALAEPVSTVVIELPLRDAGFVLPSWDELAAASAAARAIGARVHFDGARIWESTPHLAHTLSEIADLADSTYVSFYKTIGGISGAALAGTTQLASYARIWRHRYGGEVFQQWPAALTALAGLDRELPRIPEYVRHARTVAAALTALPGARVYPEPPHTHRFRLWLPHPAQALNDATLALAEEEKVWFVAGWQETGVPGMAMTEVTVAAPALEWTAEDIAEVGERFLGRVVDH, encoded by the coding sequence ATGTCCCACAACACCAGGCAGCGTCGGCTTGCCGCGCTGCGCGCCTGCGATCAGATCCTTTCCGGCATCCGGCCCGCGACCATGAGGGAGCGGCTCGCGGACCTGGACGCAGGCGGTGATCTGGACGGTCAGCCCGACTTCTACGGCGACGGTCCGGTGAACACGCTGGAAGAACGCGTGGCAGAACTACTGGGAACCGAGGCCGCCGTCTTCTTCCCCACCGGCACGATGGCCCAGCAGGTCGCGCTGCGCTATGGCGCTGACCGCACCGGGCACCCGACGGTGGCTCTCCACCCGCTCGGCCACCAGGAGGTGAACGAACGGCATGCCTACGCCCACCTGAGCGGCCTGCGCAGTACCTGGCTGACCACCGCGCCCCGCAACCCCACCGCCGAGGAGATCACCGCCCTCGCCGAACCCGTGAGCACCGTCGTCATCGAACTCCCCCTGCGCGACGCCGGCTTCGTCCTCCCCTCCTGGGACGAGCTCGCCGCCGCATCCGCAGCAGCGCGCGCCATCGGCGCCCGCGTACATTTCGACGGCGCCCGAATCTGGGAATCCACCCCACACCTGGCACACACCCTCAGCGAGATCGCCGACCTCGCCGACAGCACCTACGTCTCGTTCTATAAGACGATCGGCGGTATCAGCGGGGCGGCGCTCGCGGGCACCACGCAGCTCGCCTCCTACGCCCGCATCTGGAGGCACCGCTACGGCGGCGAGGTGTTTCAGCAGTGGCCAGCCGCTCTGACCGCACTCGCCGGCCTCGACAGGGAGCTGCCACGCATCCCCGAGTATGTGCGGCACGCGCGAACAGTCGCCGCGGCACTCACCGCGCTTCCCGGCGCGCGGGTGTATCCAGAACCTCCGCACACCCATCGATTCCGCCTCTGGCTGCCCCACCCGGCGCAGGCGCTCAACGACGCTACGCTGGCACTCGCCGAGGAGGAAAAGGTGTGGTTCGTCGCCGGATGGCAGGAAACAGGCGTGCCGGGTATGGCGATGACCGAGGTCACCGTCGCCGCACCCGCCCTCGAGTGGACAGCCGAGGACATCGCCGAGGTTGGTGAGCGCTTCCTCGGCCGCGTCGTCGACCACTGA